The Nitrosococcus watsonii C-113 genome includes the window TCTAAACAAACCCAGTGGGTAAAACGCTACTTTAACAACGAGCTGGTGCCAATGCTAAGTCCCCTTGGCTTGGATCCCGCCCACCCTTTTCCCCGGATTATCAATAAAAGCCTAAATTTTATCGTTTCCCTGGAAGGAAAAGACGCCTTTGGCCGGGAGAACGGCATTGCTATTGTCACGGCTCCTAGGGCTCTGCCACGACTTATCCATCTACCCCATGCCTATAGCAAGGGACCCTACGATTTCATTTTCCTCTCTTCCATTATTCATGCCTACGTAGATGATTTATTCCCAGGAATGTCCGCTACGGGCTGCTATCAATTCCGGGTCACCCGCAACAGCGATCTATTTGTGGATGAGGAAGAAATCGATGACTTGCTCCATGCCCTGGAGGGAGAGCTATCCACACGCCGCTACGGCGATGCGGTTCGCTTGGAAGTGGCGGATAATTGCTCCGACGAAATGTCTCATTTTCTTCTCAAGCAATTCAACCTGACCTCCGATGACCTCTATGAGGTAAGTGGTTTAGTGAGCTTAAACCGTCTGATGCCCCTCCCGGATCTGGTGGAGCGCCCCGATCTTAAGTATCCGCCGTTCACTCCCGGCCTGCCCTTGCGCATGAGCCGCAATACCGATATTTTTGAAATCATTCAGCGCGGCGATGTACTGCTACACCACCCTTTCGAGTCCTTTGTCCCCGTCATCGAGTTCCTGCGCCAGGCGGCGGTCGATCCTCAGGTGCTGGCGATTAAACAAACGCTTTACCGCACGGGTCCCGACTCCGCCATCGTCAACGCGCTGGTGGAAGCCGCCAAGGCCGGCAAGGAAGTCATTGCGGTAGTGGAACTGCGAGCCCGCTTCGATGAAGAAGAAAATATTCACTTAGCCAACCGTTTACAGGATGCCGGCGCACAAGTCGTTTATGGCGTGGTAGGCTATAAAAGCCACGCCAAAATGATAGTCGTGGTACGGCGGGAAAGGAAGCGGCTACGGCGCTATGTCCATCTGGGCACCGGCAATTACCACGCAAGAACCAGCCGCATCTATACCGATATGGGTCTACTGACTTGTGATAAAGATATTGGCGATGATGTCCATAAAATCTTTTTGCAGCTCACCGGACTCGGTAAGGCTGGCAAGCTCAAAAAACTCTGGCAATCTCCCTTTACCCTGCACAAACAACTTATCAACGCCATCGAACGGGAGGCAGAACACGCCAGCAATGGCAAAGCCGCCCATCTTATCGCTAAACTCAATGCTCTTACGGAGCCCCAACTCATCCAGGCTCTTTACCGGGCTTCCCAAGCCGGGGTGAAAATTGAACTCATTATCCGGGGCACTTGCCGACTGCGGCCTGGTATTCCCAATGTCTCAGACAACATTCACGTGCGCTCTATTGTTGGCCGTTTTCTGGAGCACAGCCGTATCTATTATTTTCTCAATGGCGGCCATAGCGAAATCTACTGCGCCAGCGCTGATTGGATGGAACGGAACATATTTCGCCGCGTCGAAACCGCTTTTCCCATCGAGGATCACCAGCTAGCCAAGCGGGTCTTCAAGGAAGGACTTGCCGTCTATCTTTCGGACAACACCCAGGCATGGATACTGCAATCCGACGGTAGCTACAAACGCCTCAGGCCAACAGGCAATCAAAAACCTCGTTCAGCACAACAATTATTACTGGAGAAACAGGCGGGTTAGGCTCCCGTAGTGTCATTTTTATACCCTCTTTGCTGGCGACTTTTTGATGATGAACGTCAGCGTCCGCTTCCACTTTCTCCACCACCTTAGATCTAACTCAAACTTAAACTCAATATCGTGGCTAGAGGCTTTACACCACGCGTCAATCGGCAAATTTTCATCATCCAGCCACATTCTCTCTGCCGTATAAACGATGGAAACATCTTCCAGTACAAGGCTCTTAACTTGCCTGTCATTGCCAACCGCATAGGCCAAGTTTGCGCCATCAAGTTTCGCGCCGTCAAGATTCGCGCCTGATAGCATCGCCCCGCGCAAATCGCAATATTTCAATGAAGCTCTATAAAGACTCGCGTTTCTCATATCCGCGTAGACAAAAGATGAGCCATCAAAAAGGACACCGCTTAAATCGGAACCGTAAAAACAAGCGCGCTTTAAATTGCACGCATACCATGTGGCCATCTCCGGATGCTGAACCGTGTGTTCAAGGTCAATTAAACTTTTCCCAGAAAATTCGCTAGGAATCGTTTTTTCTTCCGAAATAAATAATCTATCTGATCTTAAAATGTTCATAACCTTACCCCTTTTGTGATCGCAGCTATCAAATCAGCAATTGAATCGCGTGCGAAAAAAATGACAGTCGAAAAAACCGAAATAGCCACAAAAAACCAAATCAAATCAATCATTCTTTCCTTATCCATAACGCATCACCTCCTTCTAAATTTTCTTCCAACCATCCTGTCGTCCCATCAGCCCCTTCCTTGAGCGACCGTAAGCTACGCTTGACTGTAAGGTAGCCCAAGAGGCGGTTCCTGAAAGAACAACAATCGAACGGGCGGATAAGGTCGTAAGATTATTGACCGATAAGGGCTACAGGGAAGTATGAAAACGTTAAGCGAAGAATAAATACACGAAGAAGCTGGAGAAAAAATACACAGAAAGGCTAGAGAGGGGGAAGGCGCTTGCTCAGCAAATAGAGGCTATCTGTCTGGTGGACTATTCTCGAGAAGGACAAAGCCGCATTGCCCTCAAAGATGAACTATAGCGGCACACCATACTAAGATGATTCAAAGTTGATATTGCGTGAAAAATTCATCGAACAAGCAGAGTTTTTGTTTTCTGATGGTTTTAGATTATGCCCATTTAGGCTCGATTTTGTTCATATCCGGGGAGTAAGGTGGCAAATATTCACGAACTATGTCCGGCTTTGCGAATGGCGTTTTGAATGTCAGCACGCTTGTGGAGTGTGGCGCTATCCAGAATAATAACGCATGTTGTTGTTAACCTCGGCAACCAATCCTGCATGACCCAGGCATAAAAAATGTCAGCGTTAATATTGGTTGCAAATAATGCAACCGTGAGCAAAAATTTATCAACCAAAGCACCCATATAACATGGGTTCTGCCTTTGACACGTCAATTAATTCTCCAAAGCCTCTCTAGCTAATAGGAGCATAGCCACGAAGAGGCGGTCTATCATAGTCAAAACCACCCTCTACAATATAAACAAGCGATAAGCATCTGGACATTCTTCAACATCTCGTGCCAAAGTTGTACCATATTGACCCTGATAGCCGGTTTGTTGCGTATATATTTAGGCTTAGGGGTTTTGATCCAGCGCGCAACACTAGCCACACCCACATAACACCAAGACGCTACCTTGGCAATCGTAAGACCTTTCTCCTCGCGAACAGATAAAATCTTACAACGAAAATCGGATGAATATATCATCCATAGAGTATGATCAATTTATATGTGCTTGGCTATAAGGTTTTGATTGGGCCAGCTTCGACCCCATTTTAGGCAAGATAGAAACTATAAGAAGTCCGTAAAGCCTTTACCAGCGATGAGAATCTCTCTAGACTGCGAGAAGAAATTGGCGATTTATTATTTACTTGCATCAACTTGGCCCGCCATACTGATACCATACCAGAGGCAACGCCGAACAGTTACAGCGATAAGTTTGAACGGCGCTTTCGCTCTATCGAATACATTCTCGCCGAACGTGACTTTTCTCCAACACAGGCAAGGCTAGCAGAAATGAGTACGCTTAGGGAAAAACTAAAGCAAAAGAAAAGAGATTTAATTGATATGACGCTGGCAACGGTAGACTCCTTCATGCAGCTCATCGAAAAACAGACCTACCGCGGGATGATTAATAGGCTGTCCCGAGCCATCAAGATCAAGGTTTCGCTCCGCCACATAGGTTTCATAATCCGCATCGTTGACCAAAATATGATACCAAGGCCGATCTTTTGGCGGTTGGGAGCAAGCCATGTGTTCATACCATTCCGGACTGCCTTGGAAGCTGGGATCAGCGTCAACCACTACTCCCCGATAATGGAATAGTTTATGGCGCACCACCTGTCCGATAGCAAATTTGGCCTTTGCTTGTTCCATAAGTTTTCTCCCCTTGGTTTATACTTAATGTATGAATGCTATATTAGGTTAATACACTGTTATGGGATACCGTTTATCCAAAATCTATACCCGCACGGGCGATCAGGGAACTACGAGCTTGGGTCCCAAACAGCGGGTGCCCAAAGACCATCCCCGCATCGAGGCTATTGGCGCCATCGATGAGCTAAACGCCCTGCTTGGCCTGCTGCTTGCTCATCCCCTACCCAATGCTCTCCATCAAAGTTTAACCCATATCCAGCATGAGCTCTTTGACCTGGGTGGGGAGTTGAGCATACCCTCTGCCCTCATTATCCAAGCTAATCAAGTGCAAGATCTAGAGCGGTTGCTGGACAGCCTAAATGAAAAATTACCGCTACTTAAGGAGTTTATTTTACCGGGGGGTACCCTTCCCGCAGGTATTTGTCACCTTGCTCGCACGACCTGCCGGCGGGCAGAACGGCGACTCGTCAGCCTTGCCAAGGAGGAAGCCGTCAATGGGGAAAGCCTGAAATACCTTAACCGCCTCTCAGACCTTTTGTTCGTCATGGCCCGGGAGCTTACCCGAACAGCAGGAGCGAAAGAAATACTTTGGGAGAAACGCCGCTAAGCAAGCAAAGATTTGAGCCGCATCCACTCAAAAGCAGGACCCGGATCGGTTTTACGACCAGGCGCGATATCACTATGCCCCACGATCCGTTCCTTGGAAAGGGTAGGATAAGCTTCGGCCAAAACATTTATCAGCTTTGCTAACACCTGGTATTGTGTCTTTTCATAGGGTACGGTATCAGCGCCCTCCAGTTCTACCCCAATAGTAAAATCATTACATCGGGAACGACCCTTAAGCATAGACGAACCTGCATGCCAGGCTCGTTTGTGAAAGGGCACATACTGGGTTACAGCGCCATCCCTTGCAATGAGAATATGGGCAGAGACCCGCAGCCCACGAATTTCATCAAAGTAAGGATGGGCGGCCACCTCAAGACGATTGGTAAAGAGCGCATCAATCCATGGTCCTCCGAACTCTCCAGGAGGTAAACTAATACCATGGATCACGACCCATTCCGCAACCATACCCGGGGGCCGCTCATCTTGGTTGGGCGAGACCACATGACGGGCATTGGCGAGCCAGCCGCTATCCACGTCTATCCAAAACTTCCCAGCAACGACTTTACTCATTGCCTATACTTACTCTACAGGCTTGGAGGGAGAGATTTATACTCTATGACTTTTCCCTCCAAGCCTGCTAGCAAAGCGTGCGATAGGTTTGTTTTTAGCGCGAGGCATGAAAAACCACAAAGCAATCTAATAAACATTGCTATAATCCAGCATTAAAAATAGATTTTTACAACCTTTCGCAATAAGCTATTTATGTTTCCCATCTCCATTGAAACAGAAGTTCATCGAGCACTGGCCGAAGATATCGGTACCGGTGATGTCACCGCAACCTTAATCCCAGCCACTACTAAAACCACCGCTACCATTATCTGCCGTGAAACGGCAATATTATGCGGGACTGCATGGTTTAATGAAGTATTTCGCCAATTAGATGCTAGCATCACAGTTGATTGGACAAAGACAGATGGAGATCCCATTTTCGCCCATCAAGTAATATGTACTCTGCACGGCCTTGCCCGACCCCTTTTAAGTGGCGAGCGCACCGCCTTAAATTTCCTTCAAACCCTTTCCGGGACCGCAACCATAACCCACCGTTACGTCTCCGCCCTGGAAGGCTTGCCCGTTAGCATATTAGATACCCGTAAAACCTTGCCTGGCCTGCGCCAGGCGCAGAAATATGCGGTGCGCTGTGGAGGCGGCCACAACCATCGCCATGGTCTCTACGATGGCATTCTAATTAAAGAAAACCATATTTTAGCAGCGGACTCCATTACGGCGGCGGTAGCCCAGGCTCGTACTACAAATTCAAATCTTCCAGTGGAAATAGAAGTGGAAAATCTGGATGAACTGCAACAGGCACTCACCGCCGGGGCTGATATCCTGCTGCTTGATAACTTTGATATCCCCTTGCTGCAAGAGGCGGTTCAGCTTACTCAGAGGCGGGCCAAATTGGAAGCGTCTGGCGGCATTACCCTAGAGAATGTCCGTCAAGTGGCGGAAACTGGAGTCGATTATATTTCGGTAGGCGCCTTGACCAAGGATGTCCGAGCCGTGGATCTGTCGATACGCTTTACCCCAGAAGCTTTTTAATAGCCATCTTCTTGAACCTGGATTCATCCGCTTCACTTTAGAATCCTGGCCCTACAGAAAAATTAGGGGTGCGGTCTCAGCGCAAAGTTGGTTATACTGTTGCGCCTTTCAGTCCACAAAAATTTAAAACTGACAATGTCGGAAACAGAAGCAAGAATTCAAAGCATTTTCGAACAGGTCGTGCAACGCAATCCTGGTGAGAGTGAATTTCACCAAGCAGTGAAAGAGGTCATCGACACCCTGGGACCTGCGCTGCGCCATCATCCGGAATATGCCGATCAGAAAATCATCGCCCGTATTTGCGAACCTGAGCGGCAAATCATCTTCCGCGTGCCCTGGCAAGATGATCGCGGCGAGGTGCAAATTAACCGGGGGTTTCGAGTCGGCTTCAACAGTGCCCTCGGTCCCTATAAGGGTGGCCTGCGCTTTCATCCTTCCGTCTATCTTGGCATCATTAAGTTCCTTGGCTTCGAGCAGGTCTTTAAAAACGCTATCACCGGCATGCCCCTAGGCGGTGGTAAAGGCGGCTCAGACTTCGATCCCAAAGGCAAATCAGATGCCGAGGTGATGCGCTTCTGCCAAAGTTTTATGACCGAGCTGTACCGTCATATTGGCGAGATCACCGACGTGCCGGCCGGCGACATTGGCGTAGGCGGGCGAGAGATCGGCTACCTGTTCGGCCAGTATAAACGCATTACCAACCGCTACGAGTCGGGTGTGCTCACCGGTAAAAGTCCAAAATGGGGGGGAGCCTTGGTGCGCCGTGAAGCCACCGGCTACGGAACCGTCTATTTTGCAGAGGAGATGCTCAAGGCCCGTGGCGACAGCCTGGAGGGCAAGACCTGCGTGGTTTCTGGCTCCGGCAATGTCGCCATCTACGCCATAGAGAAGCTACAGATGCTGGGCGCCAAGATCGTAGCCTGTTCCGACTCCAATGGGGTGATCTACCACGCGAGTGGCATCCATCTGGATACCGTTAAACAGCTCAAGGAGATCCAGCGACGCCGTATC containing:
- the ppk1 gene encoding polyphosphate kinase 1, with protein sequence MDAPDLNHPDLYLNRELSLLQFHSRVLAQATDESIPLLERLRFLCISSTNLDEFFEIRVAGLKEKIVLGSLQAGPDGLTPHETLKRVSEHAHSMVEEQYRILQETLFPQLEKENIRFLRRQEWSSKQTQWVKRYFNNELVPMLSPLGLDPAHPFPRIINKSLNFIVSLEGKDAFGRENGIAIVTAPRALPRLIHLPHAYSKGPYDFIFLSSIIHAYVDDLFPGMSATGCYQFRVTRNSDLFVDEEEIDDLLHALEGELSTRRYGDAVRLEVADNCSDEMSHFLLKQFNLTSDDLYEVSGLVSLNRLMPLPDLVERPDLKYPPFTPGLPLRMSRNTDIFEIIQRGDVLLHHPFESFVPVIEFLRQAAVDPQVLAIKQTLYRTGPDSAIVNALVEAAKAGKEVIAVVELRARFDEEENIHLANRLQDAGAQVVYGVVGYKSHAKMIVVVRRERKRLRRYVHLGTGNYHARTSRIYTDMGLLTCDKDIGDDVHKIFLQLTGLGKAGKLKKLWQSPFTLHKQLINAIEREAEHASNGKAAHLIAKLNALTEPQLIQALYRASQAGVKIELIIRGTCRLRPGIPNVSDNIHVRSIVGRFLEHSRIYYFLNGGHSEIYCASADWMERNIFRRVETAFPIEDHQLAKRVFKEGLAVYLSDNTQAWILQSDGSYKRLRPTGNQKPRSAQQLLLEKQAG
- a CDS encoding pentapeptide repeat-containing protein, with amino-acid sequence MNILRSDRLFISEEKTIPSEFSGKSLIDLEHTVQHPEMATWYACNLKRACFYGSDLSGVLFDGSSFVYADMRNASLYRASLKYCDLRGAMLSGANLDGAKLDGANLAYAVGNDRQVKSLVLEDVSIVYTAERMWLDDENLPIDAWCKASSHDIEFKFELDLRWWRKWKRTLTFIIKKSPAKRV
- a CDS encoding transposase, with protein sequence MTCQRQNPCYMGALVDKFLLTVALFATNINADIFYAWVMQDWLPRLTTTCVIILDSATLHKRADIQNAIRKAGHSS
- the hspQ gene encoding heat shock protein HspQ — its product is MEQAKAKFAIGQVVRHKLFHYRGVVVDADPSFQGSPEWYEHMACSQPPKDRPWYHILVNDADYETYVAERNLDLDGSGQPINHPAVGLFFDELHEGVYRCQRHIN
- a CDS encoding cob(I)yrinic acid a,c-diamide adenosyltransferase, which codes for MGYRLSKIYTRTGDQGTTSLGPKQRVPKDHPRIEAIGAIDELNALLGLLLAHPLPNALHQSLTHIQHELFDLGGELSIPSALIIQANQVQDLERLLDSLNEKLPLLKEFILPGGTLPAGICHLARTTCRRAERRLVSLAKEEAVNGESLKYLNRLSDLLFVMARELTRTAGAKEILWEKRR
- the ampD gene encoding 1,6-anhydro-N-acetylmuramyl-L-alanine amidase AmpD; amino-acid sequence: MSKVVAGKFWIDVDSGWLANARHVVSPNQDERPPGMVAEWVVIHGISLPPGEFGGPWIDALFTNRLEVAAHPYFDEIRGLRVSAHILIARDGAVTQYVPFHKRAWHAGSSMLKGRSRCNDFTIGVELEGADTVPYEKTQYQVLAKLINVLAEAYPTLSKERIVGHSDIAPGRKTDPGPAFEWMRLKSLLA
- the nadC gene encoding carboxylating nicotinate-nucleotide diphosphorylase; its protein translation is MFPISIETEVHRALAEDIGTGDVTATLIPATTKTTATIICRETAILCGTAWFNEVFRQLDASITVDWTKTDGDPIFAHQVICTLHGLARPLLSGERTALNFLQTLSGTATITHRYVSALEGLPVSILDTRKTLPGLRQAQKYAVRCGGGHNHRHGLYDGILIKENHILAADSITAAVAQARTTNSNLPVEIEVENLDELQQALTAGADILLLDNFDIPLLQEAVQLTQRRAKLEASGGITLENVRQVAETGVDYISVGALTKDVRAVDLSIRFTPEAF
- the gdhA gene encoding NADP-specific glutamate dehydrogenase, giving the protein MSETEARIQSIFEQVVQRNPGESEFHQAVKEVIDTLGPALRHHPEYADQKIIARICEPERQIIFRVPWQDDRGEVQINRGFRVGFNSALGPYKGGLRFHPSVYLGIIKFLGFEQVFKNAITGMPLGGGKGGSDFDPKGKSDAEVMRFCQSFMTELYRHIGEITDVPAGDIGVGGREIGYLFGQYKRITNRYESGVLTGKSPKWGGALVRREATGYGTVYFAEEMLKARGDSLEGKTCVVSGSGNVAIYAIEKLQMLGAKIVACSDSNGVIYHASGIHLDTVKQLKEIQRRRIRNYTDEHPDAQYIEGGQVWDIPCQIALPCATQNELDAEAARTLVANGCIAVAEGANMPTTPGGVKVFLESNLAYGPGKAANAGGVATSALEMQQNASRDNWTFEHTEQRLHEIMTGIHQDCYETAAEFGSPGNYVIGANIAAFRHVAEAMLAFGVI